One Amaranthus tricolor cultivar Red isolate AtriRed21 chromosome 10, ASM2621246v1, whole genome shotgun sequence genomic window carries:
- the LOC130826115 gene encoding protein FATTY ACID EXPORT 1, chloroplastic-like: MSSTISRLSCFSSIRSNLHFQQRRSFSFLTHRPKLSVVMSLEGHDAETSNSGAMPKLSYAADISRSSVDPVEKLHPEVEEHVNGNGKVSVNGPLDPAVGDKKNTAKIHDFCFGIPFGGLILAGGLFGFMFSRNLTTLSTGVLFGGSILAFSTTSLKVWKQGKSSFPFIIGQAVLAATLLYKNFQTYSLTKKLFPTGLYALMSVFMLLFYSYVVLSGGNPPPKKLKSAAEAAS, translated from the exons ATGTCGTCGACAATTTCTCGATTATCATGTTTTTCTTCCATCAGAAGCAATCTCCATTTTCAGCAACGCCGATCGTTTTCGTTTCTTACTCATCGTCCGAAG ttatcaGTTGTTATGAGTCTTGAAGGACATGATGCTGAAACTTCGAATTCAGGCGCAATGCCTAAGCTAAGCTATGCGGCAGATATATCGAGGTCAAGTGTAGATCCGGTGGAGAAGTTGCATCCAGAGGTAGAGGAGCATGTTAATGGTAACGGAAAGGTTAGTGTCAATGGGCCTCTAGATCCTGCTGTTGGTGATAAGAAGAATACCGCAAAGATTCACGACTTTTGTTTTGGAATTCCTTTTG GTGGCCTCATTCTCGCCGGTGGACTCTTTGGCTTTATGTTTTCAAGGAACTTGACAACTCTTAGCACGGGTGTTCTGTTTGGGGGCTCCATTCTAGCATTTAGCACAACTAGTTTAAAGGTTTGGAAGCAAGGGAAATCATCGTTCCCGTTCATTATTGGACAAGCAG TTCTTGCAGCAACCTTGTTATATAAGAACTTCCAAACTTACTCACTG acaaagaaattgtttcCAACAGGACTTTATGCTTTAATGAG TGTCTTCATGTTGCTCTTTTATTCTTACGTGGTGCTTTCTGGAGGAAATCCACCCCCAAAGAAATTGAAATCTGCAGCTGAAGCTGCGTCATGA